The Celeribacter marinus genome window below encodes:
- the irrA gene encoding iron response transcriptional regulator IrrA: MTEIIDPQAQRGEAWLSKADVRPTRQRIALATLLVGDGYDRHVTAESLFAAVCDAGEKVSLATVYNTLRVFCAAGLMQEVTVDGSRSYFDTNMAEHPHFFWEKSGELTDAPATELEITRLPEPPAGMEIASVDVVIRLRAKSN; the protein is encoded by the coding sequence ATGACCGAGATAATTGATCCTCAAGCCCAACGCGGCGAAGCATGGCTGTCCAAGGCTGATGTGCGCCCCACGCGTCAACGTATCGCCTTGGCCACGTTGTTGGTGGGCGATGGGTATGACCGCCATGTGACGGCGGAAAGTCTATTTGCGGCCGTGTGCGATGCAGGTGAAAAGGTGTCTCTTGCGACTGTCTACAACACCTTGCGCGTGTTTTGTGCGGCCGGCCTAATGCAGGAAGTCACTGTGGACGGTTCGCGATCGTATTTCGACACCAATATGGCCGAGCACCCGCATTTCTTTTGGGAAAAGTCCGGCGAATTGACCGATGCGCCGGCGACCGAGCTTGAAATTACACGGCTGCCAGAGCCACCTGCGGGGATGGAGATCGCATCCGTCGATGTGGTTATCCGTCTGCGTGCAAAATCAAACTGA
- a CDS encoding CIA30 family protein, translated as MIQLSLSDQSRWDYFSDQVMGGVSEGRATFDVSNDQPVLRLTGRVSTENRGGFIQARSKLDAALPATVQGVILNVRGNDQTYFVHLRTRWTVLPWQFYQASFEVTQEWTEVRIPFEDFGPYGRLLAKTFDVETVRSLAVVAFGRDHDADLSVRAVGFY; from the coding sequence GTGATCCAACTATCATTGTCCGATCAATCGCGCTGGGACTATTTCAGTGATCAAGTTATGGGGGGCGTGTCCGAAGGCCGCGCAACCTTTGACGTGTCGAATGATCAACCGGTTTTGCGCCTGACGGGGCGCGTCAGCACAGAAAATCGCGGGGGATTTATACAGGCGCGCAGCAAATTGGACGCCGCTTTGCCCGCAACTGTGCAAGGCGTCATCTTGAACGTGCGCGGCAACGATCAAACCTACTTTGTGCACTTGAGAACCCGATGGACCGTGCTGCCATGGCAATTTTACCAAGCTTCGTTCGAGGTCACTCAAGAGTGGACAGAGGTCCGTATCCCGTTTGAGGATTTCGGGCCATATGGGCGGTTGTTGGCAAAGACATTCGATGTTGAAACCGTGCGTAGCCTTGCTGTCGTGGCCTTTGGTCGCGACCATGACGCGGACCTGTCTGTACGCGCTGTCGGGTTTTATTGA
- the fabB gene encoding beta-ketoacyl-ACP synthase I, translating into MRRVVVTGLGVVSSIGNNAEEVLASLKAGTSGITANEDMIEHGFRSQIAGNVKLDIKDHVDKRALRFMGPGAAYAYIAMQQAITDSGLEESDIINPRTGLIAGSGGPSTSAMFAAHQTALSSGATKRIGPFAVPKCMGSTISANLATAYQIKGINYSITSACSTSLHCIGSASEQIMMGKQDVMFAGGGEELDWTLSCLFDAMGAMSSKYNDTPTKASRAFDANRDGFVIGGGGAILVLEELSHAIARGAKIYAEVTGYGATSDGADMVAPSGEGGERAMRVALSTLAEDRKVSYINAHGTSTPVGDVGEVEAVRRVFGPLEAYNGTTPLISSTKSMTGHSQGATGAQEAAYCLLMLENDFIAPSINVETLDPAINAGEIATTRVDNAGLDSVMTNSFGFGGTNGSMIMSKYRD; encoded by the coding sequence ATGCGTCGCGTCGTCGTTACAGGTCTGGGGGTTGTCTCCTCAATCGGCAATAATGCCGAAGAAGTTCTCGCCTCGCTCAAAGCAGGCACATCGGGCATCACCGCCAATGAGGATATGATCGAGCACGGGTTCCGCAGCCAGATCGCGGGCAACGTCAAACTCGACATCAAGGACCATGTGGACAAACGCGCTCTACGCTTCATGGGGCCGGGGGCGGCCTATGCCTATATCGCGATGCAACAGGCGATCACGGATTCCGGTTTGGAAGAGAGCGACATCATCAACCCGCGCACGGGTCTGATCGCGGGCTCTGGTGGTCCGTCCACCTCCGCGATGTTCGCCGCACACCAAACTGCGCTCTCGTCGGGCGCCACCAAACGCATCGGGCCGTTCGCGGTGCCCAAATGCATGGGCTCGACCATCTCCGCCAACTTGGCGACTGCCTATCAGATCAAAGGCATCAACTACTCGATCACCTCCGCATGCTCAACATCCCTGCACTGCATCGGGTCTGCGTCAGAGCAGATCATGATGGGCAAGCAAGACGTGATGTTTGCGGGCGGCGGCGAAGAGTTGGATTGGACCCTGTCGTGCCTGTTCGACGCCATGGGCGCGATGTCGTCGAAATATAACGACACGCCAACCAAAGCCTCCCGCGCGTTCGACGCCAACCGTGACGGTTTTGTCATCGGCGGCGGCGGTGCGATCCTCGTGCTTGAGGAATTGTCCCACGCGATTGCACGCGGTGCGAAAATCTACGCCGAAGTCACAGGCTACGGCGCCACATCCGATGGGGCCGACATGGTAGCCCCGTCTGGCGAAGGTGGCGAACGCGCCATGCGTGTGGCCCTGTCGACACTCGCAGAGGATCGCAAGGTCAGCTACATCAACGCCCACGGCACATCGACCCCCGTTGGTGACGTTGGTGAAGTTGAGGCCGTGCGCCGCGTCTTTGGGCCTCTAGAGGCATACAACGGCACCACACCGCTGATCTCGTCCACCAAATCGATGACAGGCCACAGCCAAGGGGCCACAGGCGCACAAGAAGCCGCCTATTGCTTGCTGATGCTTGAGAACGACTTCATCGCGCCGTCGATCAACGTCGAAACGCTCGACCCCGCAATTAACGCAGGTGAGATTGCCACCACCCGCGTCGACAACGCAGGGCTTGATAGCGTCATGACCAACTCGTTCGGCTTTGGCGGCACCAACGGATCGATGATCATGTCGAAATACCGCGACTGA
- a CDS encoding DNA-3-methyladenine glycosylase I — MMVVFGAEAGVTRCAWCSAHPEYIRYHDEEWGYPVADDQRLFEKICLEGFQAGLSWWTILQKRENFRAGFAGFDFCKVAALKDDDIERLVQDAGIVRHRGKIEAAINNAARAVEMTEEFGSLAAYFWSFEPSAQQQALEKGGEIFVAQTQTSRRLSKDLKARGWKFVGPTTCYAFMQAMGMVNDHMVGCASHAKSERDRAKFERPHRL; from the coding sequence ATGATGGTTGTCTTTGGTGCTGAGGCCGGTGTGACGCGTTGTGCGTGGTGCTCGGCTCACCCTGAGTATATCCGCTATCATGACGAGGAATGGGGTTACCCAGTCGCCGACGATCAACGTTTGTTCGAGAAAATCTGTCTCGAGGGATTTCAGGCAGGGCTGTCGTGGTGGACCATTTTGCAAAAGCGCGAAAACTTTCGCGCCGGATTTGCAGGGTTCGACTTTTGTAAAGTCGCGGCGCTCAAGGATGATGATATTGAACGGCTCGTTCAGGACGCGGGCATCGTGCGGCATCGCGGCAAAATCGAGGCAGCGATCAATAACGCCGCCCGAGCCGTCGAGATGACGGAAGAATTCGGGTCGCTTGCGGCCTATTTTTGGTCGTTCGAGCCCAGTGCGCAGCAACAAGCCTTAGAAAAGGGCGGAGAGATTTTTGTCGCACAGACGCAAACGTCCAGACGCCTGTCCAAAGACCTTAAAGCGCGCGGTTGGAAATTCGTCGGCCCGACCACCTGTTATGCGTTCATGCAGGCGATGGGGATGGTCAACGATCATATGGTCGGATGTGCGAGTCATGCAAAATCCGAACGGGACCGCGCGAAGTTTGAGCGGCCACACCGTCTTTAG
- a CDS encoding pirin family protein has protein sequence MSWNPIQNPECPSSETNSIETLIIPRARDIGGFDVRRALPAPQRQMVGPFIFLDQMGPAEFIDEGGIDVRPHPHIGLGTVTYLYEGEFEHRDSLGTHQMIYPGEVNWMTAGKGVTHSERTSDETRAKRNKLFGIQTWLALPSDKEEMEPDFEHHKEGAMPLITDTGTRAHLILGSAYGETSPVTMQSETFYLDVVLEAGTSFPLPDDQEDRGVYVSEGSVEIAGDVFEKGRMMVFRPGDKMTLKAGPQGARFMALGGATLNEKRYLWWNFVSSSKDRIEQAKEDWKAGDWEKGPFKLPLGDDAEFIPITPELDRTKPKDWP, from the coding sequence ATGAGTTGGAATCCGATCCAAAACCCTGAATGCCCTTCATCTGAAACCAATAGTATTGAAACGCTGATTATTCCTCGCGCACGTGACATTGGCGGCTTCGACGTACGCCGTGCATTGCCTGCACCACAGCGGCAAATGGTGGGTCCGTTTATCTTCCTTGATCAGATGGGACCGGCTGAGTTCATCGACGAGGGCGGCATTGACGTGCGCCCGCACCCGCATATCGGATTGGGCACCGTCACTTACCTTTATGAAGGCGAGTTTGAACACCGTGACAGCCTTGGCACGCACCAGATGATTTATCCTGGCGAGGTAAACTGGATGACGGCGGGCAAAGGCGTCACCCACTCAGAGCGGACCAGCGACGAGACGCGTGCTAAGCGGAACAAGCTGTTCGGCATTCAGACGTGGCTTGCATTACCCTCGGACAAAGAAGAAATGGAGCCGGATTTCGAGCACCACAAAGAAGGCGCCATGCCGCTGATCACCGACACCGGCACCCGCGCGCACCTCATCCTCGGCAGTGCCTACGGCGAAACCAGCCCTGTTACGATGCAATCTGAAACCTTCTATCTGGACGTTGTGCTTGAGGCGGGAACATCCTTTCCACTGCCCGATGACCAAGAGGATCGCGGTGTTTATGTCAGTGAAGGCAGCGTAGAAATTGCGGGTGATGTGTTCGAGAAAGGCCGCATGATGGTGTTCCGCCCAGGCGATAAGATGACGCTAAAAGCTGGCCCACAGGGCGCACGATTCATGGCCCTTGGCGGTGCAACGCTAAACGAAAAGCGCTATCTATGGTGGAACTTCGTCTCGTCCTCGAAAGACAGGATTGAGCAGGCAAAGGAAGACTGGAAGGCAGGCGATTGGGAAAAAGGCCCGTTCAAATTGCCGCTCGGTGATGATGCTGAATTCATCCCGATCACGCCAGAATTGGACAGGACAAAGCCGAAAGACTGGCCCTGA
- a CDS encoding FKBP-type peptidyl-prolyl cis-trans isomerase — protein MTEVKSGDKVRIHYTGTLKDGTVFDSSQGRDPLEFEVGSGQIIPGMDKHLPGMTVGEKKTILAESNEAYGPRHDEAQQAVPRTQIPAEIPLEVGLQLQMQSPEGQVVPVTVVSVSDEEVILDANHRLAGEDLTFDIELVEIVA, from the coding sequence ATGACCGAAGTAAAATCGGGCGACAAAGTTCGCATCCACTACACTGGCACCCTCAAAGACGGTACTGTTTTTGACAGCTCGCAGGGCCGTGACCCGCTTGAGTTCGAAGTTGGGTCTGGCCAGATCATCCCGGGCATGGACAAACACCTTCCCGGCATGACAGTCGGCGAAAAGAAAACCATTCTCGCGGAATCAAATGAGGCCTACGGTCCGCGCCACGACGAGGCACAGCAAGCCGTGCCACGCACGCAAATCCCTGCTGAAATCCCCCTCGAGGTCGGCCTACAGCTCCAGATGCAATCGCCAGAAGGTCAGGTTGTCCCTGTAACTGTCGTTAGCGTTTCTGACGAAGAGGTTATTTTGGACGCAAACCATCGTTTGGCTGGCGAAGATCTGACATTTGATATCGAACTTGTTGAGATCGTGGCCTAA
- a CDS encoding alpha/beta fold hydrolase: MRTSHLSFETQDGVTLAYDDIGSGIPLLCLAGLTRNMDDFEPVVDHFAHRARIIRLDSRGRGASQFTDPATYTIAQESKDALALLDHLKVDRVALLGTSRGGLIAMVLAATAKERLSGVLLNDIGPELDSSGLAHIMTYLGRPCPYSSYSDAADKLPLALGPHFSNVSRSLWLTYARRLWSIGPTHLELRYDPQLRDAVEAAAMDKTPDLWPLFDALCDLPLAVLRGANSNLLSRNCLEQMQVRRPDMIAAQVADRGHVPFLDEPESVSVIERFLAQIEESAA; this comes from the coding sequence ATGCGTACATCTCACTTATCATTCGAAACACAAGACGGTGTAACTCTTGCCTATGATGATATCGGCAGCGGCATCCCCCTTTTGTGTCTCGCTGGCCTGACCCGAAACATGGATGACTTTGAGCCTGTGGTCGATCACTTCGCGCACCGTGCGCGGATTATCAGACTCGATAGCCGTGGGCGTGGCGCGTCACAATTCACCGACCCTGCAACATACACCATCGCCCAAGAGAGCAAGGACGCTTTGGCCCTGCTCGATCACCTCAAAGTTGATCGCGTAGCCCTCTTAGGCACGTCACGTGGCGGGTTGATTGCAATGGTGTTGGCGGCAACGGCGAAAGAGCGTTTGTCTGGCGTGTTGCTTAACGACATTGGTCCCGAACTAGACTCCTCAGGCCTTGCCCACATCATGACATACCTCGGGCGCCCATGCCCTTATAGCTCGTACTCAGATGCCGCGGACAAACTACCGCTCGCTCTTGGTCCGCATTTTTCAAACGTATCGCGCTCTCTGTGGTTGACTTACGCGCGACGGCTTTGGAGCATTGGGCCAACTCATTTGGAATTGCGCTATGACCCCCAGCTGCGTGATGCGGTCGAGGCAGCGGCAATGGACAAAACACCCGATCTATGGCCCTTATTTGACGCTCTTTGCGACCTTCCACTTGCTGTCCTGCGGGGCGCAAATTCTAATCTTCTATCCCGAAATTGTTTGGAGCAGATGCAGGTCCGGCGTCCGGATATGATTGCCGCTCAAGTCGCTGATCGCGGGCATGTCCCATTCTTGGATGAACCTGAAAGCGTGTCCGTTATTGAGCGCTTTTTGGCTCAAATTGAAGAATCCGCTGCGTAA
- the pcaD gene encoding 3-oxoadipate enol-lactonase — translation MRVEVNGTQLNVRDTGPRDAPVVVFSHALGVNLSVWDAVLAHLPTDTLRIIRYDMRGHGDSDVPRGPYSMGSLISDAEQLLDALDVRDCVFVGSSIGGMIAQGLAIKRLDQIRALVLSNTAAKIGLPSVWDARIAQIRARGLESIVVPTLERWFAPDFRTTDEATHWGNTVLDTDQAGYLGCCAAISGTDFYTPTSGLRLACLGIAGGHDGSTPPDLVRETINLIPGSRFELMRKSGHLPCVDAPKDFAALLSAFLTNIGHTVYHDTN, via the coding sequence ATGCGCGTCGAAGTTAACGGAACCCAACTCAACGTTAGAGACACAGGTCCAAGAGACGCCCCCGTTGTCGTGTTTTCGCACGCATTGGGCGTCAATCTATCTGTTTGGGATGCCGTCCTTGCGCATCTTCCGACGGATACCCTACGCATTATCAGATACGACATGCGGGGCCACGGCGATTCTGATGTGCCGCGCGGCCCCTATTCTATGGGAAGCCTTATTTCGGATGCCGAGCAACTTCTTGATGCTCTCGACGTGCGCGATTGTGTGTTTGTCGGTAGTTCTATTGGCGGCATGATCGCGCAGGGGCTCGCAATCAAACGCCTTGATCAAATTCGCGCGCTCGTCCTGTCCAATACTGCTGCCAAAATTGGCCTACCCTCGGTTTGGGATGCGCGCATCGCACAAATTCGCGCCCGCGGATTGGAGAGTATCGTTGTTCCGACTCTGGAGCGTTGGTTCGCGCCTGATTTTCGCACCACCGATGAGGCAACACATTGGGGAAACACAGTTTTGGACACAGACCAAGCTGGCTACTTGGGATGCTGCGCCGCCATATCTGGAACAGACTTCTACACACCAACGTCAGGCTTGCGATTGGCCTGCCTCGGGATAGCGGGAGGACATGATGGATCGACCCCGCCAGATTTAGTGCGTGAAACCATCAATCTCATCCCCGGGTCGCGATTTGAATTGATGCGCAAATCTGGCCACCTTCCTTGCGTAGATGCACCCAAAGATTTTGCGGCTTTGCTATCCGCGTTTTTAACCAACATTGGTCACACAGTGTACCATGATACAAACTAA
- a CDS encoding alpha/beta fold hydrolase, giving the protein MIQTNPAYLFIHGSGHGAWCWRDVLTAMSKRGLQARALDLPSHGDDTTRLEDVTLAAYRDAILADIEAHGGAPVVLVGHSAGGYPISAAAEAAPDKVSRLVYVCAYVPADGISLADRRRSAPSHPVLDVIERTDDGLAFRFIPGKAADALFYDCGPEIIDFAIPRLSAQAIAPQETAIALTGNYASVPRRYVICDHDRIIPPAFQVTMTKNWSTSSVDHLPSSHSPFFSMPDRLVDCIVKAH; this is encoded by the coding sequence ATGATACAAACTAACCCCGCGTATTTATTCATTCATGGATCTGGCCACGGCGCATGGTGTTGGAGGGATGTTTTGACCGCGATGTCAAAGCGCGGCCTACAGGCCCGCGCATTGGACCTGCCCTCGCACGGCGACGACACTACGCGCCTCGAGGATGTGACACTCGCAGCTTACCGTGATGCGATTTTAGCAGATATCGAGGCCCATGGCGGCGCGCCCGTGGTCCTAGTTGGCCACTCTGCTGGGGGCTATCCGATCTCCGCCGCGGCAGAAGCGGCACCAGATAAAGTGTCCCGCCTTGTCTACGTCTGCGCCTATGTTCCCGCCGACGGGATAAGTCTCGCGGACCGCCGCCGCTCCGCGCCAAGCCACCCTGTTCTCGATGTCATTGAACGCACAGATGACGGATTGGCCTTTCGATTTATTCCGGGAAAGGCTGCCGATGCCCTATTTTACGATTGCGGACCCGAAATCATCGACTTTGCGATCCCAAGACTTTCAGCCCAAGCCATTGCACCGCAAGAAACCGCAATTGCGTTAACGGGCAATTATGCCAGTGTACCGCGCCGCTACGTTATCTGCGACCATGACCGCATCATTCCTCCAGCCTTTCAAGTAACGATGACCAAGAACTGGTCAACAAGCAGTGTGGACCACTTACCATCGTCACACTCACCCTTTTTCTCAATGCCAGACCGCTTGGTCGATTGTATTGTCAAAGCGCATTAA
- a CDS encoding OmpA family protein yields the protein MKKGLVAAAMAALAVSASAVSAQSQDATAEVYAPTIWIDPDGCEHWVMDDGFEGYMDLKVNRQGLPTCHKVQSCAVMNSDQLFSTDKYGISAGGRQRLEQFFAQAGAMAYIIIGHTDSRASDEYNMRLSYNRANAVAKIAAQTGARIADVRGYGERMPIASNGTSSGMAQNRRVEIICVK from the coding sequence ATGAAAAAAGGCCTCGTCGCGGCGGCTATGGCGGCTCTTGCTGTTTCGGCATCCGCAGTGTCTGCGCAATCCCAAGATGCAACCGCAGAAGTCTACGCCCCGACCATCTGGATCGATCCAGACGGGTGTGAGCACTGGGTCATGGATGACGGATTTGAGGGCTACATGGATTTGAAAGTAAATCGTCAAGGTTTGCCAACCTGCCACAAAGTTCAGTCCTGCGCAGTGATGAATTCCGATCAACTGTTTTCAACAGATAAATATGGAATTTCTGCCGGTGGGCGTCAGCGCCTCGAGCAGTTCTTTGCTCAAGCGGGTGCGATGGCTTACATCATCATCGGGCATACCGATAGCCGTGCGTCTGACGAATACAACATGCGCCTAAGTTATAATCGCGCCAATGCAGTGGCTAAAATCGCCGCTCAAACAGGTGCACGAATTGCGGATGTTCGCGGCTACGGCGAACGCATGCCGATCGCGTCTAACGGCACATCGAGTGGCATGGCGCAAAACCGTCGCGTTGAAATCATCTGCGTGAAATAA
- the fabA gene encoding bifunctional 3-hydroxydecanoyl-ACP dehydratase/trans-2-decenoyl-ACP isomerase, translated as MADYPTSFDKEDLLKCARGELFGEGNAQLPAPPMLMMDRITEVSADGGAHGKGHIVAEFDITPDLWFFDCHFPGNPIMPGCLGLDGLWQLTGFNLGWRGWLGRGYALGVGEVKLTGMVRPDRKMLTYKIDFTKAIQTRRLTMGVADGIVEADGEVIYMVKDMKVALSES; from the coding sequence ATGGCCGACTATCCTACGAGCTTTGACAAAGAAGACCTGTTGAAATGCGCCCGCGGCGAGTTGTTCGGGGAGGGCAACGCCCAACTCCCCGCCCCGCCTATGTTGATGATGGACCGCATCACCGAAGTGTCCGCCGATGGCGGCGCGCATGGCAAGGGCCACATCGTGGCCGAGTTCGATATCACGCCCGACCTGTGGTTCTTTGACTGCCACTTCCCCGGCAACCCGATCATGCCCGGCTGTCTGGGTCTTGACGGCCTATGGCAGCTCACAGGATTTAACCTCGGCTGGCGCGGTTGGCTTGGCCGCGGCTACGCGCTTGGCGTTGGCGAAGTGAAACTGACAGGCATGGTGCGCCCTGATCGCAAAATGCTGACCTATAAGATCGACTTCACCAAAGCGATCCAAACCCGCCGCCTGACCATGGGCGTGGCCGATGGCATCGTCGAGGCAGACGGCGAAGTGATCTATATGGTCAAGGATATGAAAGTAGCGTTGTCCGAGAGCTAA
- a CDS encoding enoyl-ACP reductase FabI, translating into MADLLKGKRGLIMGVANERSIAWGIAKACAEAGAELAFTYQGEAFGKRLAPLAESVGSNTMVDVDVTNPEQMDEAFAALKAKWGTLDFVVHAIAYSDKNELTGRFRDTSVENFKNSLHISCHSFIDVAKRAAEMMPEGGSIITLTYGGSNRVTPNYNIMGVAKAALEASVRYLANDLGPEGIRVNAISPGPMKTLAGAAIGGARKTYRHTTENAPLRSNATLESVGATAVYLNSDGGAFTTGEIIRVDGGFHVLGMPQEENL; encoded by the coding sequence ATGGCAGATCTTCTCAAAGGCAAACGCGGGCTCATTATGGGTGTCGCCAACGAACGTTCCATCGCATGGGGCATCGCCAAAGCCTGTGCCGAAGCAGGCGCTGAACTTGCGTTCACCTACCAAGGCGAGGCCTTTGGCAAACGTTTGGCTCCTCTGGCCGAGAGCGTCGGATCTAACACCATGGTCGATGTCGACGTGACCAATCCCGAACAAATGGACGAAGCATTCGCCGCGCTCAAAGCCAAATGGGGCACTCTCGATTTCGTGGTCCATGCCATCGCCTATTCGGACAAGAACGAACTCACAGGACGCTTCCGCGACACCTCTGTGGAGAACTTCAAAAACTCGTTGCACATCTCGTGTCATTCTTTCATCGACGTGGCCAAACGTGCTGCTGAAATGATGCCAGAGGGCGGCTCAATCATCACGCTCACTTATGGCGGCTCCAACCGCGTCACACCGAACTACAACATCATGGGCGTAGCAAAGGCGGCGTTGGAGGCCTCTGTTCGCTACCTCGCAAATGATCTCGGCCCCGAAGGCATCCGCGTCAACGCAATCTCTCCCGGCCCGATGAAAACTCTTGCCGGCGCGGCCATTGGGGGTGCGCGCAAGACGTACCGTCACACAACCGAAAACGCGCCGCTACGCTCAAACGCGACACTCGAATCCGTGGGTGCGACAGCCGTATATCTGAACTCTGATGGCGGAGCCTTCACCACGGGTGAGATCATTCGCGTCGATGGCGGCTTTCACGTGCTCGGCATGCCACAAGAAGAGAACCTCTAA
- the miaB gene encoding tRNA (N6-isopentenyl adenosine(37)-C2)-methylthiotransferase MiaB: protein MADPKKLFIKTYGCQMNVYDSERMAESLGGSGYIEVSGPEEADMILLNTCHIREKAAEKVYSELGRLKEYKIANPNVKIGVAGCVAQAEGEEIMRRQPMVDLVVGPQSYHRLPELEAKAGNGVKALDTDFPEEDKFEMLKARPKAKRAPAAFLTVQEGCDKFCAFCVVPYTRGAESSRPVDRILREAEDLVKRGVREITLLGQNVNAYHGIASDADGGGTWGLARLIRRLSEVEGLERIRFTTSHPNDMEDDLIAAHGDCEKLMPYLHLPVQSGSDRILKAMNRKHTAEEYLKVLERIRAARPDIALSGDFIVGFPGETDQDFEDTMNLVREVGYASAYSFKYSARPGTPAAEKGDKMVDAAVASERLQRLQALITSQQRAFQESMVGREVSVLFERVGRVAGQMVGKSEYLHAVYITGDVQIGEIHRVRIVESATNSLGGVLVA, encoded by the coding sequence ATGGCCGACCCCAAAAAACTGTTCATCAAAACCTACGGGTGCCAAATGAACGTCTATGATAGCGAGCGCATGGCCGAAAGCCTTGGGGGATCTGGGTATATCGAGGTGTCTGGCCCTGAAGAGGCGGATATGATCCTCCTCAACACATGCCATATTCGCGAAAAAGCTGCCGAAAAAGTATATTCCGAACTGGGACGCCTCAAAGAGTATAAGATCGCCAACCCGAATGTGAAAATCGGCGTGGCGGGGTGTGTTGCGCAGGCTGAGGGCGAAGAGATCATGAGGCGCCAGCCTATGGTCGACCTCGTGGTCGGGCCGCAGTCTTATCACCGTTTGCCCGAACTTGAGGCTAAAGCGGGTAACGGCGTCAAGGCGCTCGATACCGACTTCCCCGAGGAAGACAAATTCGAGATGCTCAAAGCACGGCCAAAGGCAAAGCGCGCTCCGGCCGCTTTCCTGACGGTTCAGGAAGGATGTGACAAGTTTTGTGCATTCTGTGTTGTGCCGTATACGCGTGGTGCCGAAAGCTCCCGCCCTGTGGATCGTATTTTGCGTGAGGCTGAGGACTTGGTTAAACGTGGCGTGCGTGAAATTACGCTGTTGGGTCAAAACGTGAATGCTTACCACGGAATTGCTTCCGACGCCGATGGTGGTGGGACGTGGGGTCTTGCGCGGCTCATCCGTCGATTGTCCGAGGTCGAGGGATTGGAGCGCATTCGCTTTACGACCTCGCACCCCAACGACATGGAAGATGATCTCATCGCGGCGCATGGCGATTGCGAAAAACTGATGCCGTACCTGCACCTGCCAGTTCAGTCCGGCTCCGATCGTATTCTCAAGGCGATGAACCGCAAGCATACGGCCGAAGAGTACCTAAAGGTGCTTGAGCGTATCCGCGCGGCGCGCCCTGATATCGCATTGTCAGGTGACTTTATCGTGGGGTTTCCGGGCGAAACAGATCAGGATTTTGAGGACACCATGAACCTTGTACGCGAGGTCGGATATGCATCCGCGTATTCATTCAAGTATTCCGCGCGCCCAGGCACTCCTGCGGCCGAAAAGGGCGACAAGATGGTTGATGCCGCCGTCGCTTCTGAGCGGCTACAGCGATTGCAGGCCTTGATAACATCGCAGCAGCGCGCATTCCAAGAGTCTATGGTCGGACGCGAGGTTTCAGTTTTGTTCGAGCGCGTAGGGCGCGTGGCGGGCCAAATGGTTGGCAAGTCCGAGTATTTGCACGCGGTCTACATCACTGGCGATGTTCAAATAGGCGAGATCCATCGTGTGAGAATCGTAGAAAGTGCCACGAATTCGTTGGGCGGTGTGTTGGTGGCGTGA